In one Janibacter cremeus genomic region, the following are encoded:
- the amaB gene encoding L-piperidine-6-carboxylate dehydrogenase: MSRNQIPTAESLQQQAHDAAKRCGVDPERIAGDRPHRSPINGESLGGIRWGTTDDVDEAVRRSHQAFLQWRKVPAPQRGAVIKRFGELLTEHKEDLGTLVSLEVGKITSEALGEVQEMIDICDFAVGLSRQLYGSTSVSERPGHRLMETWHPLGVVGVISAFNFPVAVWSWNTAVALVCGDTVIWKPSEQAPLCAWASAALLSRALEESGAPADVSQVVVGGPEIGESLVDNSGVAMVSATGSTRMGRAVGPRVANRFGRSLLELGGNNAAIVSPTADLDLTLRGIVFAAAGTAGQRCTTMRRVIAHSSIVEELTERLVEAYERLPIGDPLAHGTLVGPLVHGDAYAAMQAALEKAQAAGGKIVVGGERVLADEATDAYYVRPAVVRMPEQSEVVTQETFAPVLYVLDYEEFADAIALNNDVPQGLSSALFTQDQAESEIYLSSEGSDCGIVNINIGTSGAEIGGAFGGEKETGGGRESGFDAWRGYMRRATNTINYSGELPLAQGVDFSV, encoded by the coding sequence ATGTCCCGCAACCAGATCCCGACGGCGGAGTCCTTGCAGCAGCAAGCACATGATGCCGCGAAGCGCTGCGGCGTCGACCCGGAGCGTATTGCCGGTGACCGGCCGCACCGTTCTCCCATCAACGGCGAGTCCCTCGGAGGGATCCGGTGGGGAACGACGGACGACGTCGACGAGGCGGTTCGTCGCTCGCACCAGGCCTTTCTGCAGTGGCGCAAGGTCCCAGCACCCCAGCGCGGTGCCGTCATCAAGCGGTTCGGCGAGCTGCTGACGGAGCACAAGGAGGACCTCGGGACGCTCGTGAGTCTTGAGGTCGGCAAGATCACCTCGGAAGCGCTGGGTGAGGTGCAGGAGATGATCGATATCTGCGACTTCGCCGTGGGCCTGTCGCGGCAGCTCTACGGCAGTACCTCGGTCTCCGAGCGTCCGGGACACCGCCTGATGGAGACGTGGCACCCGCTTGGGGTGGTCGGGGTGATCAGCGCCTTCAACTTCCCGGTGGCGGTCTGGTCGTGGAACACCGCCGTCGCACTTGTATGCGGTGACACCGTCATCTGGAAACCGTCGGAGCAGGCGCCGCTGTGCGCATGGGCATCGGCAGCACTGCTGTCGCGCGCGCTCGAGGAGTCGGGTGCGCCCGCTGACGTCAGCCAGGTGGTGGTCGGCGGGCCGGAAATCGGCGAGTCGCTTGTCGACAACTCCGGTGTCGCGATGGTCAGTGCCACGGGATCGACTCGCATGGGCCGGGCCGTAGGGCCGCGCGTCGCCAACCGGTTCGGTCGGTCGCTGCTCGAACTCGGTGGAAACAACGCCGCGATCGTGTCACCGACCGCGGACTTGGACTTGACCCTGCGTGGCATCGTCTTCGCTGCAGCGGGTACCGCGGGACAGCGGTGCACCACCATGCGCCGGGTCATCGCCCATTCCTCGATCGTCGAGGAACTGACAGAGCGACTTGTCGAGGCATACGAGCGTCTGCCGATCGGGGACCCGCTGGCGCACGGCACCTTGGTCGGGCCGCTGGTCCACGGCGATGCGTATGCCGCGATGCAGGCCGCGCTGGAGAAGGCGCAGGCAGCGGGAGGCAAGATCGTCGTCGGTGGCGAGCGGGTTCTCGCCGATGAGGCGACGGATGCCTACTATGTGCGGCCGGCGGTGGTACGGATGCCGGAGCAGAGTGAAGTCGTCACGCAGGAAACCTTCGCCCCCGTCCTCTACGTTCTGGACTACGAGGAGTTCGCGGACGCGATCGCGCTGAACAACGATGTCCCGCAGGGGCTGTCGTCGGCGCTGTTCACGCAGGACCAGGCCGAGAGCGAGATCTACCTCTCCTCCGAAGGGTCGGACTGCGGCATCGTCAACATCAACATCGGCACGTCCGGTGCCGAGATCGGCGGTGCCTTTGGGGGAGAGAAGGAGACCGGCGGCGGCCGCGAGTCGGGCTTCGATGCGTGGCGGGGATACATGCGCCGTGCCACCAACACGATCAACTACTCGGGGGAGCTCCCGCTGGCCCAAGGGGTCGACTTCTCGGTATGA